The genomic window cagataaaaagCTGGATGATTTTGTATCAGAAAAGAGCAAACAATTTCTTTCTTGACTTCAAATCTATGACAGTTTTTTTTCATGACGATGTATATTCTTGGGATGATAATGCCACTTTATGGATGCTAAAAGAAGAATCAGTCTTGTGAAGGTTGTAAATCACACTGCTGGAAGGGCTGTcatgttaattcaaaatttttatggACTTAACACAGCTGATGAAGAGCAGAAGCAATTCCTCATGCCCTGTGTCCAgaaacataaaaatttgtatcTGGACTGAAAAAAGTACCCTACAGAGAAGTTACCCTTACATGATACTTgtcattttatatgttttaataataaaaaatatttctcttatttcattttgtcttttatttacttaataaaatttctttttttttataattttattggacaacaaaattttaggacaaaacatgattttttgcaAATCTTTGGGGCTTGGTTGGAACTGGTTGTAATTGTGCTGGATAGATAAAATTTCATATTTGAGTATGGTTTAGCATTTATAAACGATAGAAAGTATGCAtttcaaaatttgaaaaaagaaaaataaaagtttttttcacaTATTGGACACCCTaatatccagtttatatcaaagtttttcgattaatatttttacaattaaatatattatggCGGTAATTTTACTACATCGTggcttttccataaataaaataataaaattctgaaaatttgtgtttttcaGAAATACAGAAATTCTGTGTTTTACCTTGCAAACAGAAGTCGTAAATTCCTACTgatttctgagaaattacagtttattgTTTGCATTACAGAGCCTATGTACTGAAGCGGCCCGCCATTTCATGCTTTAATTGCGTtgctgatcctgtggttctccttatgtagaatgtgtgtgtgtgtgtgtgcatatatatatatatatatatatatatatggatattgTTACTCAAAggaacgtaaataataataaatccaaACCGAAGCGTCAACACTCGACAGGGATTTTTTCAGCAATAAGTATTGAGATGCAAAGCACTTAACCTGACGTACAACATTGAATTAATACGTTTGATACACAcaatgaaaataacttttttacacCAGGTTTAGTGCTATCGCACATAACAAGTCAGTGCTTCGGGCCTCCATATCAGTCCAGGGTCAACCTTGGGTTCGGATGTAAAGTGGGGAATCATGGAATTTTAAGTTATTGTTTACGTTCCATTGCATTACAATATACAAATGCAAAATACACACGTTCTTAGATATGGAAAACTACAGGATTGGCAAGGCAATTAAAGCACATGGCAAGTTGTTTCACTGCAGAGGTTATCTAAAGTGGCCTAAAAACTGTAATTTCCCAGAAACGACTAGGAATTAAGAAATGCTGGTAACAGGATAAAAAAAGTACATTCGAAATATTATTTATGGAAAAGATGCGACGTAAAAATATTACCACTTTATATTCTTGTATTGTTCTCATGATAGGATTCATTTttcttataaaacataaattattgaGATTCACATgttataagtaataattttgaGCTTCTATTCAAAGAGTTCAATCAAAATATTCTTACAGGTGTTTAATGCATATGAAACACTTAAAGCTATCTACTGAAAATCCCCCAAAAACAATGGCATAGTGCATAATGTGAAATTAGTaaaataaaccattatttttgtATACTAAATACcgaaaaattcttattttatggAATACAAACAGAACTTAAAACGGAAGTTTGAATAAAATAACGTGCTATAGTGGTTTAATTtgtcacacatttattttttaataaataacttcattatatttCTACAATGGTCGCAAATAAACTAAGCTAcgctaaaaatattaaaaatactaaatgtaCTTGACcgttacatattttaataaagcttcataaatttcatataaaatctacttaacaaaactaaaaaaaacaagaataaacTTACATGACTACTAATAGATTAATGATTTATTAGTCGTTGCGAAAAGATTCTGAGCACACAAACACAATCCTCAGTTTTAGAGAATATTCTACCTTTCTGCTTCTGCTAACGAACATTTTCTATTCCCGCGAATTTCACGGAAAACAATTGCTACTTGAACGAACCAACCTTGAAGCACATATAGAAGTGAAAATAGAGAGTTACTCAAcatacaattttttgttgttgcctaCAAACATATGACATGTCCACTCGAACAATCCGCTATATTCCCAGCCTTATATTTAAGATTCTCTAGTGACATTTGTGAACAAACTTACATCGGCTTTGTTGAATAAgatgatttaaaaaattctaaatgaaACTCTTAAGATAATATTAGACTCGTAGAAGattagttaattttataatatttttagattttgtttcTATCAACGTGTTATTATGTTTTTATctcatttcattttcatttcatttattagcgtcctatatttgacagtacatatgtccaggttttgtcagtaacattataaataaaatacatcataatacactaacaaaacaatataaaaaaaatacatcatgtCTCTGAGagaaaatttaataatgaaagttGACAGCATTGGTTAAGTGACGAATTTCAATGAAttgatgatattttattttaacatttctctTGCAATTGTAATCGAGAAAATTTCTGATGTGcgatctaaaaaaatttttaatataagttttttaattaagtaaaatttgtatttttaaagtaAGTCGTGTTGTGAAATGTCAATTCTTGGCGGAATGCCATCTCAAGGTAAAGTAATATTAGGTTAGGAACTTGAAAATTGACTTTACACTTGAAAAAACCATTCTTGAAATACAGTTTTGTTATTTTCCTATTTTCAGAATCAAACAGGCCTGAACTCTACGAGGAAGTTAAACTGTATAGAAATGCAAGAGACAGAGAGAAGTGAGTAGAACGAAGTTTGTTACcaagtatattattattattattaatattatagctgcaattgggtacagaagtgcccggtggcaagcattctccctactttcccAGCCCTCTTCTGAACTGATCCACACTCCCAGCCGACACAcactcctccagcctattccattcccctaccgtcCTCACGACCATCACATTCTTTCCCCTTTCTGTcctcctcctctctttgaaaaccttcctaaTTTTTTCtttcctacttctaggcattcccattttgacttgtctccccagctctccccatcctcccactccactcagcacctggtacatcttgaccagtctctccttctgtcttctatcctttaagctctcccatctcattcctatcatcatctctgtggtactgcactcccccttcccttctctgtccgttctcccccacttgcccttcacccatctagctggTCTCCTCTGCACCTcctccagctccctctcaagaactgccgtgtatgggtcccacactgctgcggcatactccagcatggggcggacccagagctgggcaaaatactttgaaaatgtatttgaaatacaaattacaaaatacctgtgtacatttactaaaaatacagttacaaaatactcaaaataaaatgtagtttagatacaaaatacaaaatagtattttaaaatacagatgaaattacaaaatacatgcaacatttttgtgagcaaCTAAGGACGAATTCCCTTTAAGACAACCAGTCTCTCAAACATGGTGTCACTCAAGCTGTGGCGTTTATGGTTGTGTATTATACCTGCAAATGAAAACAATCTTTCAACAGGACCACTAGAGGTTAAACTTGTATTATATCGTAAGAAAAGCTTTCGCACCACTGGATAACCATCTAGCATACTCGAGTGGGTAGCCTTATCTTGTAAGTATTGTAATAACTCAAgttcaattttgtttgtttgtgcaacacttgattcattatttgtattgacATTGAATGCAAACCAATTATCTTCTGCTGGTGTGTAACATTTTCTGATTCACAATCGCTTGCCATGTTTATTGCAATTTTCAATCATATTCAATTGATATGTAGAACATACGTGATAAGACAGCAATTTGTAAAATCTGTGATACCGTTTCTGTTCAACTAATATGTACCTTTACAATGATATCACTCACTAGTGCCAGATTGCAAATAAATAGCCAATcctaatttccaaaattaaaatatccagcaaataaatgagatattttataaatgcaagtacgcaatgtattttgtattttataaaatacaaaatacagtaaatacacttcaaaagtattttcgatacaaaatataaaatactgagacataactttctactgatacaaaatacccaaaagtaatgaaaatatgtatttataatacTTGTATTTTCGATAATGCCCAGCTCTGGGCGGACTATAGTTTTATAGGCCTTATCACGCAAGGCAGTGTTTTTGAACTAAACTACGTAAAATGAAGTACGAAACGACAAAAACTCAACGCGATCATCTGCGTACACTCAATTTCTTGTATTTTTACATGCGTTTCCACATTCTTTATTCGAAGTGAAGCGTTAAAAAACTTATAGGTGTGTTTGGCagggtggtatttttttttttttttttttgcgaagttGATAAACACATCTTTAAAACTGCAATTTGACTTGTACCTGGTGGAAAAGAGTTCTCTACCTCTATTTCATTCACTCTTCCACACTTTGAAGCTTTCACCTTAGTTCTCTTTCCACtctcatttcaatattttttcctgtaGGCCCATTTCCGCAGTATTTTTGATGATAATCTgcttttccatttaaaaaaaaagtaatgttatgGTATATTCTTACATTATGAATTAAAAACATGTATATTTCCATGTACCTATATTCTATGGAAATTGAGCAGGAATTTGGATATTGATATTGCCCCAGTGCATAAGGTAAGTTACACGAAGGAAACCTCAAATCATCCTGACATTCTAATGGTGGACTCTCAATGATGTgtcgcgtccgtccgtccgtcaacaagccgagcgattcacacGATCTGCACGTCCATCGAATACTTTTCTATTTTAACACTGCCGACAGACCAGAAGGCTGGCGAAAATTTATCTTGTGTAGGTTGACGATCGTTACAGTTAAGCACATGTGAATCAataaacttgattttttttttgctgtgatatttattaatatattttcatatctACCTATGTAATTTCCTTTAAGCaggtaaacaaataaacaaactttaaaaaaaaaatttcaagaacgcaAAAGTTGCCAGCAACTTGCTAACATTTCCGAGGTTATTTCATTTGATTGACGGATGGCTTTGTGCTGGACAGATGAGACGGATTATTGTGAGACCAGCTTAATATAAAGATAGGCAAATTTCTGCTAATAGTAGATCTgttttgtattatgtttatttttgcctattatatataaaaaattgatagtgtgacatataataaagtaaaaaaatattattttgtttaaaggtCGTGAAAATATCTTGAAAGCAGTTTTATCAGGTATCAGTAGACACCCTGCTCCGGCCAGTTCAGGAATTACACTTGCTGAAATAGACGTGACTGACCTGCAGGTACGACAACATGGCGGACGTGTATGCCCTCGTCAACACCTTGCAGAACCTGGAGAAGGCGTACATCAGGGACTGCGTCACGCCCAAGGAGTACACGGCCGCCTGCTCGCGCCTCCTCGTGCAGTGCAAGGCTGCGTTCAAGCACGTCCAGGGGTCCGAGTTCCCCACCATAGACGCCTTCGTGAAGAAGTTCAGGGTGAGTCCGCCAGCGAGGAGGGCGTAACTCTCGAATCATCGCTTAATTACAATAACTGCATGAACACTGTCTCCCACGGAAAAGAAGGAAAagtgaacatatttatttatcctctatattggttttaaaattaatgcCTTTTGTACACGTAactacattaaaagaatttctacattaacattacatattaaatttaacataatGTAAATATACTTGATGATAAATTAGATAAGATGATTGAAAAATAACTTGGATGCTaactaaatgtacaaaaattGAACATGAACAGAAAATTAATTCATACATAACTTGAAACTGAGCATAAGCATACACCTGGAAAGCAATTGATTGATAAATGTCGATCATTGTCTGTTAGTcttcatttcataaaaattttataaattttcatcaaATTGAGCATCCTGTGGCGTTTGGTATGTCTAATTgacaaacatatttatttataaaatttatattctgtGTGATGAAAGGAAATTTCagtagttttagtttttttaagtatgaaaatcTCTTGTAAATGGTGACTGCTCAATTGAGAAAGTCCAACTGAGACAAATTGAAATGGATAGTAAGTATGATTGTGACACAAGTGTATTGACATGGTTTGGGTTTAATTGCTCACCAATAGCATTTGTGGTGGTTCTTCGACCGTGGTGATGTTGGTTTGAATGCCAATGCTTATGGGTGGAAAGTCTGGATTTTTGCACTTTCCAAATTATGGTTGATGGCTTTTATCAAAGTACTCCAGTTTCATTAATAAATGCATTCAATGTCTGGTTCTTCTCAAAGCCTAATTTCATCACTCATCTGAGACAGGCACTTTGCTTGTCATAAGTTTGTTTGTTTtgggtgttttttttcccctggaatacattttgtttctttttttctttttctttttttttccctctcttaaaatctttcaaatattgatagtaatttttttaagcatgagcaccggaaaaaaaaaggaattacgaATGTCTTGATCAGCTACAGTTATGTTTTGAACTtgcgtaatttttttgttttttttttgtttagctggaTTGCCCTGGTGCTCTAGAAAGGATCAAAGAAGACAGGCCAATCACGATCAAGGATGACAAAGGGAACACCAGCAAGTGTATTGCTGATATTGTCTCTGTAAGTCCTTGCTTTGAATccatgcaaaataataataattttgttcaacATCCTGTAGTTTTGAGTTTAGTCGACTTCTCAGCTTCAGCTGTGACCGAGTGGTAGTTTTCACCAACCCTACGTTGCCGTCGCATTCTGGATATCTTCAGGGTGTTCACAAACTGTACAAACAATTACTGTGTGCGTTTGTGGATGAACCAACTTAACGTGTGGTCTGGTTTACGTCTAAGTAATTAAGATGTCAGCAAGCTAACGGAATTAGTTGCATGTCTTACTGCCTCGTTGAAAGTGTAATGTTGAATGATTGAATTAGTGAGCACTTACTCTCTCTGTTATACAACTAAGAGTAGGATAAGTCTATTCTTCTAACAGTCCAATGGTAATGGGCGACCAGTGGCGGTCCTATGGTAGGGTTCTCATAACCACAGTAATGAAAAATAACtgtagatgtaaaaaaaaataatttttaagctgTCAGAAATGGCTTTAAATAGCCGAAGTCTTATCAAAATTTCTGACTCCCATTAAACTGGGAGGTATTCCATACTTACCTCTCAAAACCCTCTCCTGAAATTCGAAGCAAGACCCCTGCTCCTGTGAGCAACAGATATGTCATAAatcattagtaggggcaggcattttttgcgaataaagctgaacgcctattagactgcaacaaggtatacgcgcaccagcagTTTATTACTTGTGATTGGTGGTCGTCTGCGGGAGAAGTAGTTGTCTagttggctgagccactcaggacgcatttgcttctgcaatgaattactgtgattggtgttttaacaatcgtcatgaatctgaaagaaactcgcccaatcacgaaacacagatgatgctacagtgttttaactgtaTGCTTgtcccggaatcttttcgcgaaatatgcatggccctaatcaTTAGTCTTGGGGGAGTGTTAATTTTGATATGTTGCAGACGGATTCAGAATGTGAGAAAGTGCATAtgaatgtattttttatgttccAATAGAACAGCCTATTACAACTTGGTTTTTAATTCCATTGTAATGTGTGTTACCTGTTCCTTTGGTTTGCCCGGGAAACCTTTTTTTGATGTTCGATAATCCGGCAAAATTGTAAATATCTGCATCGTAGTGGTTCCGAGCGTGTTGCAACAAGGACTATTCGCTGTGCTGTGTACCGAACTGTTTAGAGATCTGAAAGTATAAcatgggtcgttaccacatcgccgaaataccacaacgccgaacacCATAACGCcctaatgccaaattgaccgcaacgccgacagctagaaaactgctgtgtaccgcaacgccgaaatatgGTAACGtctgaaaaatgttgctgcgtggagggggggggggggggggggggggttgcggaaACAGgagcaaaaatgaaaaaaaaaaacaaccgaatgaATTTGTATACCTAacctcaacctaacctaacctaaccctttgtggcagtcctgcgatgacatttttcggggttaatgtatttcggcgttgtacgttcggcgttgtggtgcgtccccgtatgACATTTAAATTGGAACGTCCTGCTGTAGTTGGTCGGGAAGGAGGTTGAGGAGAGGGCGCGGGTGCGGGCGGTTGCAGCTGTTCATCACGCTGATGGACAAGCTGCGGCTGGACCTGCGGGCCATGGACGAGCTCCAGCCGGACCTGCGCGACCTGGCCGACACCATGAGCCGGTTCAGCCTGCTGCCGCCGGACTTCCCGGGCCGCAGCAAGGTGGCTGAGTGGCTGGCCACGTTCGCCAGCCTGCAGGCGTCCGACCAGCTGAGCGACGCCCAGGCGCGCCAGCTCATCTTCGACCTGGAGACGTCGCTCAACGCCTTCCACCAGCTGCTGCACGACAGCGCCTAGTGCCGACAGTCTGTCTGTCCGCTTGCAGTCTTTCTCTTTGTTTCATGTGTTTGTTCCGTCGAGCCTTTGCATTATGTGCTGGATTTCATAAGGCTCAGTCCGTTATTATTGTTGGTTTCCGTTTCATTTCAGTGTTTTCCTGTTTTCTGGTGGGTTACACATTTCATGGTTACATTTATGTAATGATTTTTGGAAGAAGATcgacctttccccccccccccccctactcatTCACTTCTGTTAAACAGTATTTTACaagttattttaagtataattgtattgtatattaatttttattccacATTTCCCGTTAAAACTGTTTTGAAATGAGATGATCTGGCATGGCCGTGGTAATGAACTTGCTGAACGAAAGGCCTTTCGCTGTATGTAGTACGCTTTTGCTGGAGGAACTGTCGGATTGTGAATTTGTTTACAAGTTGTACACTAAAACACATACTTATTTTTGACGTAGTGTAAAGATTTGTTAACCTCAAAAATCTCCAACAGTCTGCTATGACAAATTGTTACCGACAGTTTTTGTGACCATCGAGTATTTCATCTGGCTGAACGCAAGGGAGCAAGTCTCTTCcgatgtagatttttttttcttctgctgaATGGATCAATATTTTGGGGGTCAGGGGATTAATTTGGACACATATTCACTTTGTTAAAAACTGTGGTTAAGTCATTTTCAACAAACATAGGCTGTGTTTGTTTCTGTGAACTCTTGTTTCGTCAGTGTGTCGGCAGGAAGATAAAAGAAGCTATTTGTGGTGTACTTTTGTACGTTGCTTGTTTTCGAAATTGTGCAAGAAATATGCTTTATTTACAACAAACCTATAACTTGTTTTTTGTTTGtggattatattttattttttggtttcattGGAAGAAGTTTTTGATTAATTATTAGTCATAATGATTGTTTGAAAGCCATTGtagtgaggtttttttttccattaaatattcttaaagCTAATTGCACagatttgaatatttttcaggttTTTGTTATACAAATTTGatccttattaaaaaaaatactaaaatactaattttttatttatcattcagcctatcaaaatacattaataaacataattcatCCTCCATTGCTACATATTTAGTCACTTggaatatgaaattatttttaatttaatatgtatgAATAATTCTCTTTAGCTATAATATACTTTGAGCTACACATTATTGCAATAACTTTATTCG from Bacillus rossius redtenbacheri isolate Brsri chromosome 1, Brsri_v3, whole genome shotgun sequence includes these protein-coding regions:
- the LOC134528560 gene encoding vacuolar protein sorting-associated protein 28 homolog: MSILGGMPSQESNRPELYEEVKLYRNARDREKYDNMADVYALVNTLQNLEKAYIRDCVTPKEYTAACSRLLVQCKAAFKHVQGSEFPTIDAFVKKFRLDCPGALERIKEDRPITIKDDKGNTSKCIADIVSLFITLMDKLRLDLRAMDELQPDLRDLADTMSRFSLLPPDFPGRSKVAEWLATFASLQASDQLSDAQARQLIFDLETSLNAFHQLLHDSA